Proteins encoded together in one Microcebus murinus isolate Inina chromosome 18, M.murinus_Inina_mat1.0, whole genome shotgun sequence window:
- the FMNL1 gene encoding formin-like protein 1 isoform X2, whose amino-acid sequence MGNAAGSAEQPAAPAAPSPKQPAAPKQPMPAEGELEERFNRVLNCMNLPPDKVQLLSQYDNEKKWELICDQERFQVKNPPAAYIQKLKSYLDTGGVSRKVAADWMSNLGFKRRVQESTQVLRELETSLRTNHIGWVQEFLNEENRGLDVLLEYLAFAQCSVTYDMESTDNGASNPEKNKPLEQSVEDLSKGPPASMPKSRHLTIKCPPSPRLTPAHSRKALRNSRIVSQKDDVHVCIMCLRAIMNYQSGFSLVMNHPACVNEIALSLNNKNPRTKALVLELLAAVCLVRGGHDIILAAFDNFKEVCGEQHRFEKLMEYFRNEDSNIDFMVACMQFINIVVHSVENMNFRVFLQYEFTHLGLDLYLERLRLTESDKLQVQIQAYLDNVFDVGALLEDTETKNAVLEHMEELQEQVALLTERLRDAENESMAKIAELEKQLSQARKELETLRDRFSESTAMGASRRAPEPEKVPPSAPARPSALELKVEELEEKGLIRILRGPGDAVSIEILPVAVATPSSSDAPTPGVPTGSPSPEEPVPEAGTGAGAAPPPPPPPPPLPGFPSQQEATSLAPPLAPPLPGSPEPPPAPPLPGDLPPPPPPPPPPLGTDGPVPPPPPPPPGGPSDVLGGPGQELGPGVKAKKPIQTKFRMPLLNWVALKPSQISGTVFTELNDEKVLQELDMSDFEEQFKTKSQGPSLDLSALKSKAAQKAPTKATLIEANRAKNLAITLRKGNLGADRICQAIEAYDLQALGLDFLELLTRFLPTEYERSLIARFEREQRPMEELSEEDRFMLRFSRIPRLPERMATLTFLGNFPDTVQLLMPQLNAIIAASMSIKSSDKLRQILEIVLAFGNYMNSSKRGAAYGFRLQSLDALLEMKSTDRKQTLLHYLVKVIAEKYPQLTGFHSDLHFLDKAGSVSLDSVLGDVRALQRGLELTQREFVRQDDCVVLKEFLRANSPTMDKLLADSKTAQEAYESVVEYFGENPKTTSPSLFFSLFSRFVKAYKKAEQEVEQWKKEAVAQEAGADSPGRGEAPAPKSPPKARRQQMDLISELKRKQQKEPLIYESDRDGAIEDIITVLKTVPFTARTGKRTSRLLCEASLGEEMPL is encoded by the exons AACTGCATGAACTTGCCCCCAGACAAAGTCCAGCTGCTGAGCCAGTATGACAATGAGAAGAAGTGGGAGCTCATCTGTGACCAG GAGCGGTTTCAAGTCAAGAATCCCCCTGCAGCCTACATCCAGAAGCTGAAGAGCTACCTGGATACTGGGGGGGTCAGCCGAAAGGTAGCAGCTGATTGGATGTCCAACCTGGGG TTTAAGAGGCGAGTTCAGGAGTCCACGCAGGTGCTGCGGGAGTTGGAAACCTCCCTGAGGACAAACCACATCGG GTGGGTGCAGGAGTTCCTCAACGAGGAGAACCGTGGCCTGGATGTGCTCCTCGAGTACCTGGCCTTCGCCCAGTGCTCTGTCAC GTATGACATGGAGAGCACAGACAATGGTGCTTCCAACCCAGAGAAGAACAAGCCCCTGGAGCAGTCAGTGGAAGATCTCAGCAAGGGCCCACCTGCATCTATGCCCAAAAGTCGCCACCTGACCATCAA GTGCCCCCCTTCTCCCCG GCTGACCCCAGCCCACAGCAGGAAGGCCTTGCGGAATTCCCGCATTGTCAGCCAGAAGGACGATGTCCACGTCTGCATCATGTGCTTGCGGGCCATCATGAATTACCAG tctGGCTTCAGCCTTGTCATGAACCACCCAGCCTGTGTCAACGAGATTGCTCTGAGCCTCAACAACAAGAACCCCAG AACCAAGGCTCTGGTGCTGGAACTATTGGCGGCTGTGTGCCTGGTGCGGGGAGGACATGACATCATCCTCGCGGCCTTTGACAACTTCAAGGAG GTGTGTGGGGAGCAGCACCGTTTTGAAAAACTGATGGAATATTTCCGTAATGAGGACAGCAACATCGACTTCATG GTAGCCTGCATGCAATTTATCAACATTGTGGTACACTCAGTGGAGAATATGAACTTCCGTGTCTTCCTGCAATATGAGTTCACCCACCTTGGCCTGGACCTGTACTTGGAG AGGCTTCGGCTCACGGAGAGTGACAAGCTGCAGGTGCAGATTCAGGCATATCTGGATAATGTGTTTGATGTGGGCGCGCTGCTGGAGGACACAGAGACCAAGAATGCTGTGTTGGAGCACATGGAGGAGCTGCAGGAGCAGGTGGCGCTG CTGACAGAGCGGCTTCGGGACGCGGAGAACGAATCCATGGCCAAGATCGCAGAACTGGAAAAACAGCTAAGCCAGGCTCGCAAGGAGTTGGAGACCCTGCGG GATCGCTTCAGCGAATCCACCGCCATGGGCGCCTCCAGACGTGCCCCCGAGCCTGAGAAAGTGCCTCCCTCGGCCCCGGCGCGGCCCTCGGCTCTAGAGCTGAAGGTGGAAGAGCTGGAGGAGAAGGGGTTAATCCGTATCTTGCGGGGACCCGGGGATGCTGTCTCCATCGAAATCCTCCCGGTCGCTGTGGCAACTCCGAGCAGCAGTGATGCTCCAACTCCGGGAGTGCCCACTGGTTCTCCCAGCCCAG AAGAGCCGGTGCCTGAAGCTGGAACCGGAGCCGGAGCCGCACCACCacctccccctccacctcccccactgCCTGGCTTCCCCTCCCAGCAGGAAGCCACTTCCCTAGCGCCCCCACTGGCTCCACCCCTCCCAGGCAGCCCTGAGCCCCCGCCCGCGCCACCACTGCCGGGAGACCTGccgcccccaccacccccaccgcCGCCACCGCTTGGCACTGACGGGCCAGTGCCTCCGCCGCCCCCACCGCCTCCTGGAGGTCCCTCTGATGTCCTTGGAGGGCCGGGGCAAGAGCTGGGCCCAG GAGTGAAGGCCAAGAAACCCATCCAGACCAAGTTCCGAATGCCACTCTTGAACTGGGTGGCCCTGAAACCCAGCCAGATTAGTGGCACTGTCTTCACAGAGCTCAATGATGAGAAGGTGCTGCAG GAGCTGGACATGAGTGACTTTGAGGAGCAGTTCAAAACCAAGTCCCAAGGCCCCAGCCTGGACCTCAGTGCTCTGAAGAGTAAGGCAGCACAGAAGGCCCCTACCAAGGCAACACTCATTGAGGCCAACCGGGCTAAGAACCTGGCCATCACTCTGCGCAAAGGCAACCTGGGGGCCGACCGCATCTGCCAGGCCATTGAGGC GTACGACTTGCAGGCTCTAGGCCTGGATTTCCTGGAGCTGTTGACGCGCTTCCTGCCCACAGAGTACGAGCGCAGCCTCATCGCCCGCTTCGAGCGGGAGCAGCGGCCGATGGAGGAGCTGTCGGAGGAGGACCGCTTCATGCTGCGGTTCAGCCGCATCCCGCGCCTGCCTGAGCGCATGGCCACACTCACCTTCCTGGGCAACTTCCCGGACACAGTCCAGCTGCTCATGCCG CAACTGAACGCCATCATTGCAGCCTCAATGTCCATCAAGTCTTCGGACAAACTCCGCCAGATCCTGGAG aTCGTCCTGGCCTTCGGCAACTACATGAACAGCAGCAAGCGTGGAGCAGCCTATGGCTTCCGGCTCCAGAGTCTGGATGCG CTGTTGGAGATGAAGTCAACTGACCGCAAGCAAACGCTGCTGCACTACCTGGTGAAGGTCATTGCTGAGAAGTACCCACAGCTCACAGGCTTCCACAGTGACTTGCACTTCCTGGACAAGGCAGGCTCAG tgtCCCTGGACAGTGTCCTGGGGGACGTGCGTGCTCTGCAGCGAGGTCTGGAGTTGACACAGCGGGAGTTTGTGCGGCAGGATGACTGCGTGGTGCTCAAGGAATTCCTGAGGGCCAACTCGCCCACCATGGACAAGCTGCTGGCAGACAGCAAGACCGCTCAG GAGGCCTATGAGTCTGTGGTGGAGTACTTCGGAGAGAACCCCAAGACCACGTCCCCGAGCCTCTTCTTTTCCCTGTTTAGCCGCTTCGTCAAGGCCTACAAG AAAGCAGAGCAGGAGGTGGAACAGTGGAAGAAAGAAGCAGTTGCCCAGGAGGCAGGCGCCGACTccccaggcagaggggaggccCCGGCACCCAAG TCCCCACCTAAGGCCCGGCGACAACAGATGGATCTCATCTCTGAGCTAAAACGGAAGCAGCAGAAGGAGCCACTCATCTATGAGAGTGATCGTGATGGGGCCATTGAAGACATCATCACGG tGCTCAAGACAGTGCCCTTCACGGCCCGCACTGGCAAGCGGACATCCCGGCTCCTCTGTGAGGCCAGCCTGGGAGAGGAGATGCCCCTCTAG
- the FMNL1 gene encoding formin-like protein 1 isoform X3, which translates to MGNAAGSAEQPAAPAAPSPKQPAAPKQPMPAEGELEERFNRVLNCMNLPPDKVQLLSQYDNEKKWELICDQERFQVKNPPAAYIQKLKSYLDTGGVSRKVAADWMSNLGFKRRVQESTQVLRELETSLRTNHIGWVQEFLNEENRGLDVLLEYLAFAQCSVTYDMESTDNGASNPEKNKPLEQSVEDLSKGPPASMPKSRHLTIKCPPSPRLTPAHSRKALRNSRIVSQKDDVHVCIMCLRAIMNYQSGFSLVMNHPACVNEIALSLNNKNPRTKALVLELLAAVCLVRGGHDIILAAFDNFKEVCGEQHRFEKLMEYFRNEDSNIDFMVACMQFINIVVHSVENMNFRVFLQYEFTHLGLDLYLERLRLTESDKLQVQIQAYLDNVFDVGALLEDTETKNAVLEHMEELQEQVALLTERLRDAENESMAKIAELEKQLSQARKELETLRDRFSESTAMGASRRAPEPEKVPPSAPARPSALELKVEELEEKGLIRILRGPGDAVSIEILPVAVATPSSSDAPTPGVPTGSPSPEEPVPEAGTGAGAAPPPPPPPPPLPGFPSQQEATSLAPPLAPPLPGSPEPPPAPPLPGDLPPPPPPPPPPLGTDGPVPPPPPPPPGGPSDVLGGPGQELGPGVKAKKPIQTKFRMPLLNWVALKPSQISGTVFTELNDEKVLQELDMSDFEEQFKTKSQGPSLDLSALKSKAAQKAPTKATLIEANRAKNLAITLRKGNLGADRICQAIEAYDLQALGLDFLELLTRFLPTEYERSLIARFEREQRPMEELSEEDRFMLRFSRIPRLPERMATLTFLGNFPDTVQLLMPQLNAIIAASMSIKSSDKLRQILEIVLAFGNYMNSSKRGAAYGFRLQSLDALLEMKSTDRKQTLLHYLVKVIAEKYPQLTGFHSDLHFLDKAGSVSLDSVLGDVRALQRGLELTQREFVRQDDCVVLKEFLRANSPTMDKLLADSKTAQEAYESVVEYFGENPKTTSPSLFFSLFSRFVKAYKKAEQEVEQWKKEAVAQEAGADSPGRGEAPAPKARRQQMDLISELKRKQQKEPLIYESDRDGAIEDIITDLRNQPYIRADTGRRSARRRPPVPPLQVTSDLSL; encoded by the exons AACTGCATGAACTTGCCCCCAGACAAAGTCCAGCTGCTGAGCCAGTATGACAATGAGAAGAAGTGGGAGCTCATCTGTGACCAG GAGCGGTTTCAAGTCAAGAATCCCCCTGCAGCCTACATCCAGAAGCTGAAGAGCTACCTGGATACTGGGGGGGTCAGCCGAAAGGTAGCAGCTGATTGGATGTCCAACCTGGGG TTTAAGAGGCGAGTTCAGGAGTCCACGCAGGTGCTGCGGGAGTTGGAAACCTCCCTGAGGACAAACCACATCGG GTGGGTGCAGGAGTTCCTCAACGAGGAGAACCGTGGCCTGGATGTGCTCCTCGAGTACCTGGCCTTCGCCCAGTGCTCTGTCAC GTATGACATGGAGAGCACAGACAATGGTGCTTCCAACCCAGAGAAGAACAAGCCCCTGGAGCAGTCAGTGGAAGATCTCAGCAAGGGCCCACCTGCATCTATGCCCAAAAGTCGCCACCTGACCATCAA GTGCCCCCCTTCTCCCCG GCTGACCCCAGCCCACAGCAGGAAGGCCTTGCGGAATTCCCGCATTGTCAGCCAGAAGGACGATGTCCACGTCTGCATCATGTGCTTGCGGGCCATCATGAATTACCAG tctGGCTTCAGCCTTGTCATGAACCACCCAGCCTGTGTCAACGAGATTGCTCTGAGCCTCAACAACAAGAACCCCAG AACCAAGGCTCTGGTGCTGGAACTATTGGCGGCTGTGTGCCTGGTGCGGGGAGGACATGACATCATCCTCGCGGCCTTTGACAACTTCAAGGAG GTGTGTGGGGAGCAGCACCGTTTTGAAAAACTGATGGAATATTTCCGTAATGAGGACAGCAACATCGACTTCATG GTAGCCTGCATGCAATTTATCAACATTGTGGTACACTCAGTGGAGAATATGAACTTCCGTGTCTTCCTGCAATATGAGTTCACCCACCTTGGCCTGGACCTGTACTTGGAG AGGCTTCGGCTCACGGAGAGTGACAAGCTGCAGGTGCAGATTCAGGCATATCTGGATAATGTGTTTGATGTGGGCGCGCTGCTGGAGGACACAGAGACCAAGAATGCTGTGTTGGAGCACATGGAGGAGCTGCAGGAGCAGGTGGCGCTG CTGACAGAGCGGCTTCGGGACGCGGAGAACGAATCCATGGCCAAGATCGCAGAACTGGAAAAACAGCTAAGCCAGGCTCGCAAGGAGTTGGAGACCCTGCGG GATCGCTTCAGCGAATCCACCGCCATGGGCGCCTCCAGACGTGCCCCCGAGCCTGAGAAAGTGCCTCCCTCGGCCCCGGCGCGGCCCTCGGCTCTAGAGCTGAAGGTGGAAGAGCTGGAGGAGAAGGGGTTAATCCGTATCTTGCGGGGACCCGGGGATGCTGTCTCCATCGAAATCCTCCCGGTCGCTGTGGCAACTCCGAGCAGCAGTGATGCTCCAACTCCGGGAGTGCCCACTGGTTCTCCCAGCCCAG AAGAGCCGGTGCCTGAAGCTGGAACCGGAGCCGGAGCCGCACCACCacctccccctccacctcccccactgCCTGGCTTCCCCTCCCAGCAGGAAGCCACTTCCCTAGCGCCCCCACTGGCTCCACCCCTCCCAGGCAGCCCTGAGCCCCCGCCCGCGCCACCACTGCCGGGAGACCTGccgcccccaccacccccaccgcCGCCACCGCTTGGCACTGACGGGCCAGTGCCTCCGCCGCCCCCACCGCCTCCTGGAGGTCCCTCTGATGTCCTTGGAGGGCCGGGGCAAGAGCTGGGCCCAG GAGTGAAGGCCAAGAAACCCATCCAGACCAAGTTCCGAATGCCACTCTTGAACTGGGTGGCCCTGAAACCCAGCCAGATTAGTGGCACTGTCTTCACAGAGCTCAATGATGAGAAGGTGCTGCAG GAGCTGGACATGAGTGACTTTGAGGAGCAGTTCAAAACCAAGTCCCAAGGCCCCAGCCTGGACCTCAGTGCTCTGAAGAGTAAGGCAGCACAGAAGGCCCCTACCAAGGCAACACTCATTGAGGCCAACCGGGCTAAGAACCTGGCCATCACTCTGCGCAAAGGCAACCTGGGGGCCGACCGCATCTGCCAGGCCATTGAGGC GTACGACTTGCAGGCTCTAGGCCTGGATTTCCTGGAGCTGTTGACGCGCTTCCTGCCCACAGAGTACGAGCGCAGCCTCATCGCCCGCTTCGAGCGGGAGCAGCGGCCGATGGAGGAGCTGTCGGAGGAGGACCGCTTCATGCTGCGGTTCAGCCGCATCCCGCGCCTGCCTGAGCGCATGGCCACACTCACCTTCCTGGGCAACTTCCCGGACACAGTCCAGCTGCTCATGCCG CAACTGAACGCCATCATTGCAGCCTCAATGTCCATCAAGTCTTCGGACAAACTCCGCCAGATCCTGGAG aTCGTCCTGGCCTTCGGCAACTACATGAACAGCAGCAAGCGTGGAGCAGCCTATGGCTTCCGGCTCCAGAGTCTGGATGCG CTGTTGGAGATGAAGTCAACTGACCGCAAGCAAACGCTGCTGCACTACCTGGTGAAGGTCATTGCTGAGAAGTACCCACAGCTCACAGGCTTCCACAGTGACTTGCACTTCCTGGACAAGGCAGGCTCAG tgtCCCTGGACAGTGTCCTGGGGGACGTGCGTGCTCTGCAGCGAGGTCTGGAGTTGACACAGCGGGAGTTTGTGCGGCAGGATGACTGCGTGGTGCTCAAGGAATTCCTGAGGGCCAACTCGCCCACCATGGACAAGCTGCTGGCAGACAGCAAGACCGCTCAG GAGGCCTATGAGTCTGTGGTGGAGTACTTCGGAGAGAACCCCAAGACCACGTCCCCGAGCCTCTTCTTTTCCCTGTTTAGCCGCTTCGTCAAGGCCTACAAG AAAGCAGAGCAGGAGGTGGAACAGTGGAAGAAAGAAGCAGTTGCCCAGGAGGCAGGCGCCGACTccccaggcagaggggaggccCCGGCACCCAAG GCCCGGCGACAACAGATGGATCTCATCTCTGAGCTAAAACGGAAGCAGCAGAAGGAGCCACTCATCTATGAGAGTGATCGTGATGGGGCCATTGAAGACATCATCACGG ATCTTCGGAACCAGCCCTACATCCGCGCAGACACAGGCCGCCGCAGTGCCCGCCGGCGCCCCCCGGTTCCCCCGCTGCAGGTCACCTCTGACCTCTCGCTGTAG
- the FMNL1 gene encoding formin-like protein 1 isoform X6, which produces MGNAAGSAEQPAAPAAPSPKQPAAPKQPMPAEGELEERFNRVLNCMNLPPDKVQLLSQYDNEKKWELICDQERFQVKNPPAAYIQKLKSYLDTGGVSRKFKRRVQESTQVLRELETSLRTNHIGWVQEFLNEENRGLDVLLEYLAFAQCSVTYDMESTDNGASNPEKNKPLEQSVEDLSKGPPASMPKSRHLTIKCPPSPRLTPAHSRKALRNSRIVSQKDDVHVCIMCLRAIMNYQSGFSLVMNHPACVNEIALSLNNKNPRTKALVLELLAAVCLVRGGHDIILAAFDNFKEVCGEQHRFEKLMEYFRNEDSNIDFMVACMQFINIVVHSVENMNFRVFLQYEFTHLGLDLYLERLRLTESDKLQVQIQAYLDNVFDVGALLEDTETKNAVLEHMEELQEQVALLTERLRDAENESMAKIAELEKQLSQARKELETLRDRFSESTAMGASRRAPEPEKVPPSAPARPSALELKVEELEEKGLIRILRGPGDAVSIEILPVAVATPSSSDAPTPGVPTGSPSPEEPVPEAGTGAGAAPPPPPPPPPLPGFPSQQEATSLAPPLAPPLPGSPEPPPAPPLPGDLPPPPPPPPPPLGTDGPVPPPPPPPPGGPSDVLGGPGQELGPGVKAKKPIQTKFRMPLLNWVALKPSQISGTVFTELNDEKVLQELDMSDFEEQFKTKSQGPSLDLSALKSKAAQKAPTKATLIEANRAKNLAITLRKGNLGADRICQAIEAYDLQALGLDFLELLTRFLPTEYERSLIARFEREQRPMEELSEEDRFMLRFSRIPRLPERMATLTFLGNFPDTVQLLMPQLNAIIAASMSIKSSDKLRQILEIVLAFGNYMNSSKRGAAYGFRLQSLDALLEMKSTDRKQTLLHYLVKVIAEKYPQLTGFHSDLHFLDKAGSVSLDSVLGDVRALQRGLELTQREFVRQDDCVVLKEFLRANSPTMDKLLADSKTAQEAYESVVEYFGENPKTTSPSLFFSLFSRFVKAYKKAEQEVEQWKKEAVAQEAGADSPGRGEAPAPKSPPKARRQQMDLISELKRKQQKEPLIYESDRDGAIEDIITVLKTVPFTARTGKRTSRLLCEASLGEEMPL; this is translated from the exons AACTGCATGAACTTGCCCCCAGACAAAGTCCAGCTGCTGAGCCAGTATGACAATGAGAAGAAGTGGGAGCTCATCTGTGACCAG GAGCGGTTTCAAGTCAAGAATCCCCCTGCAGCCTACATCCAGAAGCTGAAGAGCTACCTGGATACTGGGGGGGTCAGCCGAAAG TTTAAGAGGCGAGTTCAGGAGTCCACGCAGGTGCTGCGGGAGTTGGAAACCTCCCTGAGGACAAACCACATCGG GTGGGTGCAGGAGTTCCTCAACGAGGAGAACCGTGGCCTGGATGTGCTCCTCGAGTACCTGGCCTTCGCCCAGTGCTCTGTCAC GTATGACATGGAGAGCACAGACAATGGTGCTTCCAACCCAGAGAAGAACAAGCCCCTGGAGCAGTCAGTGGAAGATCTCAGCAAGGGCCCACCTGCATCTATGCCCAAAAGTCGCCACCTGACCATCAA GTGCCCCCCTTCTCCCCG GCTGACCCCAGCCCACAGCAGGAAGGCCTTGCGGAATTCCCGCATTGTCAGCCAGAAGGACGATGTCCACGTCTGCATCATGTGCTTGCGGGCCATCATGAATTACCAG tctGGCTTCAGCCTTGTCATGAACCACCCAGCCTGTGTCAACGAGATTGCTCTGAGCCTCAACAACAAGAACCCCAG AACCAAGGCTCTGGTGCTGGAACTATTGGCGGCTGTGTGCCTGGTGCGGGGAGGACATGACATCATCCTCGCGGCCTTTGACAACTTCAAGGAG GTGTGTGGGGAGCAGCACCGTTTTGAAAAACTGATGGAATATTTCCGTAATGAGGACAGCAACATCGACTTCATG GTAGCCTGCATGCAATTTATCAACATTGTGGTACACTCAGTGGAGAATATGAACTTCCGTGTCTTCCTGCAATATGAGTTCACCCACCTTGGCCTGGACCTGTACTTGGAG AGGCTTCGGCTCACGGAGAGTGACAAGCTGCAGGTGCAGATTCAGGCATATCTGGATAATGTGTTTGATGTGGGCGCGCTGCTGGAGGACACAGAGACCAAGAATGCTGTGTTGGAGCACATGGAGGAGCTGCAGGAGCAGGTGGCGCTG CTGACAGAGCGGCTTCGGGACGCGGAGAACGAATCCATGGCCAAGATCGCAGAACTGGAAAAACAGCTAAGCCAGGCTCGCAAGGAGTTGGAGACCCTGCGG GATCGCTTCAGCGAATCCACCGCCATGGGCGCCTCCAGACGTGCCCCCGAGCCTGAGAAAGTGCCTCCCTCGGCCCCGGCGCGGCCCTCGGCTCTAGAGCTGAAGGTGGAAGAGCTGGAGGAGAAGGGGTTAATCCGTATCTTGCGGGGACCCGGGGATGCTGTCTCCATCGAAATCCTCCCGGTCGCTGTGGCAACTCCGAGCAGCAGTGATGCTCCAACTCCGGGAGTGCCCACTGGTTCTCCCAGCCCAG AAGAGCCGGTGCCTGAAGCTGGAACCGGAGCCGGAGCCGCACCACCacctccccctccacctcccccactgCCTGGCTTCCCCTCCCAGCAGGAAGCCACTTCCCTAGCGCCCCCACTGGCTCCACCCCTCCCAGGCAGCCCTGAGCCCCCGCCCGCGCCACCACTGCCGGGAGACCTGccgcccccaccacccccaccgcCGCCACCGCTTGGCACTGACGGGCCAGTGCCTCCGCCGCCCCCACCGCCTCCTGGAGGTCCCTCTGATGTCCTTGGAGGGCCGGGGCAAGAGCTGGGCCCAG GAGTGAAGGCCAAGAAACCCATCCAGACCAAGTTCCGAATGCCACTCTTGAACTGGGTGGCCCTGAAACCCAGCCAGATTAGTGGCACTGTCTTCACAGAGCTCAATGATGAGAAGGTGCTGCAG GAGCTGGACATGAGTGACTTTGAGGAGCAGTTCAAAACCAAGTCCCAAGGCCCCAGCCTGGACCTCAGTGCTCTGAAGAGTAAGGCAGCACAGAAGGCCCCTACCAAGGCAACACTCATTGAGGCCAACCGGGCTAAGAACCTGGCCATCACTCTGCGCAAAGGCAACCTGGGGGCCGACCGCATCTGCCAGGCCATTGAGGC GTACGACTTGCAGGCTCTAGGCCTGGATTTCCTGGAGCTGTTGACGCGCTTCCTGCCCACAGAGTACGAGCGCAGCCTCATCGCCCGCTTCGAGCGGGAGCAGCGGCCGATGGAGGAGCTGTCGGAGGAGGACCGCTTCATGCTGCGGTTCAGCCGCATCCCGCGCCTGCCTGAGCGCATGGCCACACTCACCTTCCTGGGCAACTTCCCGGACACAGTCCAGCTGCTCATGCCG CAACTGAACGCCATCATTGCAGCCTCAATGTCCATCAAGTCTTCGGACAAACTCCGCCAGATCCTGGAG aTCGTCCTGGCCTTCGGCAACTACATGAACAGCAGCAAGCGTGGAGCAGCCTATGGCTTCCGGCTCCAGAGTCTGGATGCG CTGTTGGAGATGAAGTCAACTGACCGCAAGCAAACGCTGCTGCACTACCTGGTGAAGGTCATTGCTGAGAAGTACCCACAGCTCACAGGCTTCCACAGTGACTTGCACTTCCTGGACAAGGCAGGCTCAG tgtCCCTGGACAGTGTCCTGGGGGACGTGCGTGCTCTGCAGCGAGGTCTGGAGTTGACACAGCGGGAGTTTGTGCGGCAGGATGACTGCGTGGTGCTCAAGGAATTCCTGAGGGCCAACTCGCCCACCATGGACAAGCTGCTGGCAGACAGCAAGACCGCTCAG GAGGCCTATGAGTCTGTGGTGGAGTACTTCGGAGAGAACCCCAAGACCACGTCCCCGAGCCTCTTCTTTTCCCTGTTTAGCCGCTTCGTCAAGGCCTACAAG AAAGCAGAGCAGGAGGTGGAACAGTGGAAGAAAGAAGCAGTTGCCCAGGAGGCAGGCGCCGACTccccaggcagaggggaggccCCGGCACCCAAG TCCCCACCTAAGGCCCGGCGACAACAGATGGATCTCATCTCTGAGCTAAAACGGAAGCAGCAGAAGGAGCCACTCATCTATGAGAGTGATCGTGATGGGGCCATTGAAGACATCATCACGG tGCTCAAGACAGTGCCCTTCACGGCCCGCACTGGCAAGCGGACATCCCGGCTCCTCTGTGAGGCCAGCCTGGGAGAGGAGATGCCCCTCTAG